A genomic window from Corticium candelabrum chromosome 8, ooCorCand1.1, whole genome shotgun sequence includes:
- the LOC134182888 gene encoding uncharacterized protein K02A2.6-like, with protein sequence MKEPLGSVPPRLQRMMLQLQRYELDERYTSGKAIPVADALSRAQLPTTADADNRMNSDIEVMVHAITSSLQMSETRRDELQRATAQDEELQALRNVIFSGWPDNIKAVPSIVRQFWTIREELHEADKMLFKGTKVIIPAIFRSEMLRRIHKGHQGAEKSKERARAVMYRPNMNKEIEDYVSKCTTCLQVLSSVIFLSRQGLAFRGDGDESDGNLQQLLCLQE encoded by the coding sequence ATGAAGGAACCTCTTGGGTCTGTTCCTCCTCGTCTGCAGCGCATGATGCTGCAGCTGCAGCGATATGAGTTGGACGAGCGCTATACATCGGGAAAGGCAATACCAGTAGCAGATGCACTGTCTCGAGCGCAACTCCCGACAACTGCAGACGCGGATAACAGGATGAATTCAGACATAGAAGTCATGGTCCACGCAATCACTAGCTCACTTCAAATGAGTGAGACTCGAAGAGATGAACTACAAAGAGCAACAGCTCAAGATGAAGAATTGCAAGCTCTCAGAAACGTTATCTTTTCAGGATGGCCAGATAATATCAAGGCAGTCCCATCTATAGTCAGGCAGTTTTGGACCATCAGAGAAGAGTTGCACGAGGCTGACAAGATGTTATTCAAAGGCACAAAAGTTATAATCCCAGCCATATTTCGATCAGAAATGCTCCGGAGAATTCACAAAGGTCATCAAGGGGCAGAGAAATCTAAAGAACGGGCACGAGCAGTAATGTACCGGCCGAACATGAACAAGGAGATTGAGGATTACGTCAGCAAGTGCACAACCTGTCTGCAAGTACTGTCGTCTGTGATATTCTTGAGTAGGCAGGGTCTTGCTTTTAGAGGAGATGGAGATGAATCAGATGGTAATCTACAACAGCTGCTTTGTCTACAAGAGTGA
- the LOC134182889 gene encoding uncharacterized protein LOC134182889 yields MSFIVGRREAYCSHNDVFSTWEDPTRFCIAQGALFQFFFIASLVLFSTSVLNVLVAIYDLKKPGQSGILKRHSRLVFSVEVFVSLGVAGAIVSAVLNTSSYRNDSLQVICVPTNSKARFYSYTLPSQVTAIFGLIMAILFIKRMKQSAQFQTKNGAINKNVTAAGVIITRHFLVLVSGSPFVLVLAFTMFEIYDYFWYHNTLNDIANYILCQQTNDSSDCSLLFDDAGVTVLYCIVPVCYSIFAVLQMVYGLFPGPARKLWANHFQTLLRCMRRNKNKGRKETHEKNHRRQERPIQNNRKIDVHEETKLEQKQDGKASTVNAGNRTSCQVGNEETIDCATESNESSSNSCADTTIRQECHNGIDEQENCENLSNESIENSSRCFSCADTDSDQEGQITKDDQENSENCCRNESNEIRCFTTSGDTSCQTCHKIEEDQQKSENSEDLQQGQDIAHKAHDEGNEKKIEVRQTPRRVLSFQQLHKIADPISERLRNAVAATRQLKRATSLRETFWSPQFIEQKMRRASWTMDTINNKNENV; encoded by the exons ATGTCATTTATTGTGGGACGCCGTGAAGCCTACTGCTCACACAACGACGTCTTCAGCACGTGGGAGGATCCAACCAGATTTTGCATAGCCCAAG GTGCACTTTTCCAATTCTTCTTTATAGCATCTTTAGTTCTATTTAGTACCTCTGTCTTGAACGTATTGGTGGCTATCTATGACCTAAAGAAGCCTGGACAAAGTGGCATTTTGAAACGTCATTCGAGACTAGTATTTTCTGTCGAGGTCTTTGTTAGTTTGGGCGTCGCTGGAGCAATCGTGTCTGCTGTCCTCAACACTTCGTCTTATCGCAACGACAGTCTTCAAGTCATCTGTGTTCCGACAAATTCAAAGGCTCGTTTCTACTCGTACACCTTGCCATCTCAGGTTACAGCAATATTTGGGTTGATCATGGCAATTCTCTTCATTAAACGCATGAAACAG TCTGCTCAATTTCAAACCAAGAATGGAGCAATAAACAAGAATGTCACAGCCGCAGGAGTGATTATTACTCGCCATTTCTTGGTATTAGTGTCAGGATCTCCATTCGTTTTGGTGTTGGCTTTCACTATGTTTGAGATTTACGACTACTTTTGGTATCACAATACTCTCAATGACATCGCAAATTACATCCTGTGTCAACAGACTAATGACAGCAGTGACTGCAGCTTACTTTTCGATGACGCGGGCGTGacagtattgtattgcatCGTTCCAGTGTGTTATTCCATTTTTGCAGTTCTACAAATGGTATATGGCCTATTCCCAGGACCAGCCAGAAAGCTGTGGGCTAACCACTTCCAAACGCTTTTACGTTGTATGAGaagaaacaagaacaaaggCAGGAAGGAGACGCATGAAAAGAACCATCGTCGTCAAGAACGGCCAATTCAGAACAACCGCAAGATCGACGTCCATGAAGAAACTAAACTGGAACAAAAGCAGGACGGGAAAGCGAGCACTGTTAATGCAGGAAACCGTACCTCTTGTCAAGTAGGCAATGAAGAGACTATTGATTGTGCTACAGAAAGCAACGAAAGCAGCAGCAATTCGTGTGCAGACACTACCATCCGCCAGGAATGTCACAATGGTATAGACGAACAAGAAAATTGTGAAAACCTTTCGAATGAGAGCATTGAAAACAGCAGCCGTTGCTTCTCGTGTGCAGACACTGACAGCGATCAGGAAGGTCAGATTACTAAAGACGATCAAGAAAATAGTGAAAACTGTTGTAGGAATGAAAGCAATGAAATCAGATGTTTTACAACAAGCGGAGACACTAGCTGCCAGACGTGTCACAAGATCGAAGAGGATCAACAAAAGTCTGAAAACTCCGAGGATTTACAGCAAGGCCAAGACATCGCCCATAAAGCTCATGATGAAGGAAAcgaaaagaaaattgaagtAAGGCAAACACCGAGAAGAGTACTTTCCTTTCAGCAATTGCACAAGATAGCCGATCCTATCTCTGAAAGACTGAGGAATGCAGTAGCGGCAACACGGCAACTGAAGAGGGCCACTTCTCTAAGGGAAACGTTTTGGAGCCCACAGTTTATCGAACAGAAAATGAGAAGAGCAAGTTGGACAATGgacacaataaacaataaaaacgAGAACGTTTAA